A window of the Haloarcula litorea genome harbors these coding sequences:
- a CDS encoding protein translocase SEC61 complex subunit gamma: protein MDVPYDITSYVRVLKLASTPSWEEFSQIAKIAGAGIALVGLLGFLIFAVMSFIPGSKPV from the coding sequence ATGGACGTTCCGTACGACATCACCTCCTACGTTCGCGTACTCAAACTGGCGAGTACGCCCTCCTGGGAGGAGTTCTCCCAGATCGCGAAGATCGCCGGCGCGGGCATCGCGCTGGTCGGACTGCTCGGGTTCCTCATCTTCGCCGTGATGAGCTTCATCCCCGGTAGCAAGCCGGTGTAA
- a CDS encoding transcription elongation factor Spt5 — translation MGIYAVKTTASQERTVADMIISREEEEVHAALAPDSLTSYVMVEADDAAVFDRILDEIPHANGVVQGESSMAEVEHFLSPKPDVEGIAEGDIVELIAGPFKGEKAQVQRIDEGKDQVTVELYEATVPIPVTVRGDQIRVLDSEER, via the coding sequence ATGGGGATCTACGCTGTCAAGACCACGGCCAGTCAGGAACGCACCGTCGCGGACATGATCATCAGCCGCGAGGAGGAGGAGGTCCACGCCGCGCTCGCGCCGGACTCGCTGACCAGCTACGTGATGGTCGAGGCCGACGACGCGGCGGTCTTCGACCGCATCCTCGACGAGATCCCCCACGCCAACGGCGTCGTCCAGGGGGAGTCCTCGATGGCGGAGGTCGAGCACTTCCTCTCGCCGAAACCCGACGTCGAAGGCATCGCGGAGGGCGACATCGTCGAACTCATCGCCGGCCCGTTCAAGGGCGAGAAGGCACAGGTCCAGCGCATCGACGAGGGCAAGGACCAGGTGACCGTCGAGCTGTACGAGGCGACGGTCCCGATTCCCGTGACAGTGCGCGGGGACCAGATCCGAGTTCTCGACTCCGAAGAGCGGTAA
- a CDS encoding DUF7565 family protein, with translation MPRWECAIEGDDSRFDRVEDLIVHQSTDHDRIACKVCGTVVPDGYFAIKHAFDEHSRAEYVRAYDASAAEVRRREKIKESIEAAADMNEVIDRIEN, from the coding sequence ATGCCACGCTGGGAGTGCGCCATCGAGGGCGACGACAGCCGGTTCGACCGCGTCGAGGACCTCATCGTCCACCAGTCGACGGACCACGACCGAATCGCCTGCAAGGTCTGTGGCACCGTCGTCCCCGACGGCTACTTCGCCATCAAACACGCCTTCGACGAGCACTCGCGGGCCGAGTACGTCCGCGCCTACGACGCCTCCGCCGCCGAGGTCCGCCGCCGCGAGAAGATCAAGGAGTCCATCGAGGCCGCGGCCGACATGAACGAGGTCATCGACCGGATCGAGAACTAG
- a CDS encoding PHP-associated domain-containing protein, giving the protein METPNWQTEIPTRVTSEGFNVDLHVKVLDDRVVQRAKDRGLDALVYAPHFTRLPEIRERAERFSDDELTVFPARELFTESWQRRRHVLGVGLSEPIPDFLTLEATMAELRRQDAAVLVPHPGFLSVSLGRAEIEAYDDAIDAIEVYNPKHLPHHNRRAREWARETGQGTFTSSYAHLRGTVGEAWVSFDRSFETAADLAAALRGGEPRRIFHRNGVRHGVRRALEFAHLGYENSWEKFDRVMLQGTAPTHPDHVAYDGAFDDVKVY; this is encoded by the coding sequence ATGGAAACCCCTAATTGGCAGACTGAGATACCCACACGCGTGACGAGTGAGGGGTTCAACGTCGACCTGCACGTGAAGGTGCTCGACGACCGGGTCGTCCAGCGGGCCAAAGACCGGGGACTGGACGCGCTGGTCTACGCCCCCCACTTCACGCGGCTGCCGGAGATCCGGGAGCGGGCCGAACGCTTCTCCGACGACGAGCTGACGGTCTTTCCGGCCCGGGAGCTGTTCACCGAGAGCTGGCAGCGCCGGCGACACGTCCTCGGGGTCGGGCTCTCGGAGCCGATCCCGGACTTCCTCACCCTGGAGGCGACGATGGCGGAGCTCCGGCGACAGGACGCGGCGGTCCTCGTCCCGCACCCGGGCTTTCTCAGCGTCTCGCTGGGTCGGGCGGAGATCGAGGCCTACGACGACGCCATCGACGCGATCGAGGTGTACAACCCCAAGCACCTGCCACACCACAACCGCCGGGCCCGCGAGTGGGCGCGCGAGACCGGCCAGGGGACGTTCACGTCGTCGTACGCCCACCTGCGGGGCACCGTCGGCGAGGCGTGGGTGTCCTTCGACCGCTCGTTCGAGACGGCGGCGGACCTGGCGGCCGCGCTCCGGGGCGGCGAACCGCGGCGCATCTTCCACCGGAACGGGGTTCGTCACGGCGTCCGCCGGGCGCTGGAGTTCGCCCACCTGGGTTACGAGAACAGCTGGGAGAAGTTCGACCGGGTGATGTTACAGGGGACCGCGCCGACCCACCCCGACCACGTCGCCTACGACGGCGCGTTCGACGACGTGAAGGTCTACTAG
- a CDS encoding metal-dependent hydrolase, giving the protein MDKRGHVLNAVLLSIGLGYVLDPSGDVTTFATIAEVFLPVVLGALFPDVDTAFGKHRKTLHNIPVLVIFLAHPIYHGGNLQWVWLGVLTHYALDYLGSKRGIALFYPVWDREFGFPSGVTTSSDHAEIVTVVITVVELGIVAVLVHVLPQYLPTGLSQYIVEGTASIA; this is encoded by the coding sequence ATGGACAAACGCGGGCACGTGTTGAACGCGGTTCTGCTGAGCATCGGTCTCGGGTACGTCCTGGACCCCTCGGGGGACGTGACGACCTTCGCCACCATCGCCGAGGTGTTCCTCCCCGTCGTCCTGGGGGCGCTGTTCCCCGACGTGGACACCGCCTTCGGGAAACACCGGAAGACGCTCCACAACATCCCGGTGCTCGTGATCTTCCTGGCGCACCCGATCTACCACGGCGGCAACCTCCAGTGGGTGTGGCTCGGCGTCCTCACGCACTACGCTCTGGACTATCTCGGCTCCAAGCGCGGGATCGCGCTGTTCTACCCGGTCTGGGACAGGGAGTTCGGCTTCCCGTCGGGGGTCACCACCTCCAGCGACCACGCCGAGATCGTCACCGTCGTCATCACCGTCGTCGAACTGGGCATCGTCGCCGTCCTCGTCCACGTCCTCCCGCAGTACCTCCCGACGGGGCTCTCCCAGTACATCGTCGAGGGCACCGCGAGCATCGCCTAG
- a CDS encoding CinA family protein, which produces MTEDAVAHDSASGRTDSDDAVEERVGEALRATGATVAVAESCTGGLVGSLLTDVPGSSDYFDRSVVSYSYAAKQDLLAVSREALDAHGAVSEPVAREMARAVRDTAGTDWGLATTGVAGPDGGTAETPVGTVYVGVANAAPWESGASDCTVRRYEFDGSRTQVKDRIARQALTDLLAAVRDAGRETAEG; this is translated from the coding sequence ATGACCGAGGACGCCGTGGCGCACGATTCCGCGAGCGGTCGGACGGACTCCGACGACGCCGTCGAGGAGCGGGTCGGCGAGGCGCTCAGGGCCACCGGGGCGACGGTGGCCGTCGCCGAGTCCTGTACCGGCGGACTGGTCGGGTCGCTCCTGACGGACGTCCCGGGCTCCAGCGACTACTTCGACCGCTCGGTGGTCAGCTACTCCTACGCCGCGAAACAGGACCTGCTGGCCGTCTCGCGGGAGGCGCTGGACGCCCACGGTGCCGTCTCCGAACCGGTCGCCCGGGAGATGGCCCGAGCGGTCCGGGACACGGCCGGCACCGACTGGGGCCTGGCGACGACGGGCGTCGCCGGCCCCGACGGCGGCACCGCGGAGACGCCCGTCGGCACCGTCTACGTCGGCGTCGCGAACGCCGCGCCGTGGGAGAGCGGCGCGTCGGACTGCACGGTCCGCCGCTACGAGTTCGACGGCTCACGGACCCAAGTGAAAGATCGGATCGCCCGGCAGGCCCTGACGGACCTGCTGGCCGCCGTGCGGGACGCGGGCCGCGAGACGGCCGAGGGGTAA
- a CDS encoding pyridoxal phosphate-dependent aminotransferase yields the protein MDYETPQFFRVMQYAARADRDVVDMVSGNPDWDPPAALRDGLREFADLPADDFQYPPSVGLRSLREAIAARRDVPRGRVLVTNGAGEANHLAMTGGLDHFPGNEILLTDPVYPYYAGRANFVGAETTYVPVADDGHLRPADVRAAAGEETAVIVVTSPNNPTGAVYDADAMAEFAAIAEAHDALLVADEVYDHFDFSGRFASALATDSPNVVATNSFSKSMAVTGLRVGYAVFPSEDGPNGDLLDRARTRHMLTNVTGSRPAQYAVERAFRETDPDYYAAARERLTDRIDAICGALDAVGAEYDRPEGGFYVMARFPGFPGSLANVQELIDEGGVAGMPGEAFGESRADWLRFSLTTDRVETAADRLVDFFG from the coding sequence ATGGACTACGAGACGCCCCAGTTCTTCCGGGTGATGCAGTACGCCGCCCGGGCCGACCGGGACGTGGTCGACATGGTGTCTGGCAACCCCGACTGGGACCCGCCCGCGGCCCTCCGGGACGGCCTGCGGGAGTTCGCCGACCTGCCGGCCGACGACTTCCAGTACCCGCCCAGCGTCGGCCTCCGATCGCTCCGTGAGGCCATCGCCGCCCGGCGGGACGTCCCCAGAGGACGGGTCCTCGTCACGAACGGGGCCGGCGAGGCGAACCACCTCGCGATGACCGGCGGACTCGACCACTTCCCCGGGAACGAGATCCTGCTGACCGACCCGGTCTACCCCTACTACGCCGGCCGCGCGAACTTCGTCGGGGCCGAGACCACCTACGTCCCCGTCGCCGACGACGGCCACCTTCGACCCGCGGACGTGCGGGCGGCCGCCGGCGAGGAGACGGCCGTGATCGTCGTCACGTCGCCGAACAACCCCACGGGCGCGGTGTACGACGCCGACGCGATGGCCGAGTTCGCGGCGATCGCCGAGGCCCACGACGCCCTGCTCGTGGCCGACGAGGTGTACGACCACTTCGACTTCTCGGGGCGGTTCGCCTCGGCGCTGGCGACGGACTCGCCCAACGTCGTCGCGACCAACTCCTTCTCGAAGTCGATGGCCGTCACGGGCCTGCGGGTCGGCTACGCCGTGTTCCCGTCCGAGGACGGCCCGAACGGCGACCTGCTGGACCGCGCCCGGACCCGACATATGTTGACCAACGTCACCGGGAGCCGCCCGGCCCAGTACGCCGTCGAGCGAGCGTTCCGGGAGACCGACCCCGACTACTACGCCGCCGCCCGCGAGCGCCTGACCGACCGCATCGACGCGATCTGTGGGGCGCTCGACGCCGTCGGTGCGGAGTACGACCGGCCCGAGGGCGGCTTCTACGTGATGGCGCGGTTCCCCGGCTTCCCGGGGAGCCTGGCGAACGTGCAGGAACTGATCGACGAGGGCGGCGTCGCGGGGATGCCCGGCGAGGCCTTCGGCGAGTCCCGGGCCGACTGGCTCCGCTTCTCGCTGACGACCGACCGGGTCGAGACCGCTGCCGACCGGCTGGTCGACTTCTTCGGCTGA
- a CDS encoding ABC transporter permease, which translates to MTDGDIGAESDRGRLAREAVAVYGLWKRDVVRFWRAKSRVVGLLLGPFFILVFFGFGFRGARFGAVPPSLTYLEYLVPGILGFTMLFAASFTGLAVLSDREVGFLKEILVAPVSRTGIVVGRIAGGATTTMLQALLILVLALPLGFRPVSLVGVAVAAGILALVAATFIGLGLALASQFKDTQGYNLLINFVLFPLAFLSGAFYPLSNLPVPLRVVGYLNPLTYGVDGLRGALVGYSVRPVAVDVGALAVAAAVTVLLGAALFRRVEAV; encoded by the coding sequence ATGACTGACGGCGATATCGGAGCGGAGAGCGACCGCGGGAGACTCGCTCGCGAGGCCGTCGCGGTCTACGGCCTCTGGAAGCGCGACGTCGTCCGGTTCTGGCGGGCCAAGAGCCGCGTCGTCGGCCTCCTGCTCGGGCCCTTCTTCATCCTCGTGTTCTTCGGGTTCGGCTTCCGGGGGGCGCGGTTCGGCGCGGTGCCGCCGTCGCTGACCTACCTGGAGTACCTCGTCCCCGGCATCCTCGGGTTCACGATGCTCTTTGCCGCGTCGTTCACCGGCCTCGCGGTGCTGTCGGACCGCGAGGTGGGGTTCCTGAAGGAGATCCTCGTCGCGCCCGTCAGCCGGACGGGGATCGTGGTCGGCCGCATCGCCGGCGGCGCGACCACGACGATGCTCCAGGCGCTGCTCATCCTCGTGCTCGCGCTCCCGCTTGGGTTCCGACCGGTCTCGCTGGTCGGCGTCGCCGTCGCGGCCGGCATCCTCGCGCTCGTCGCCGCGACGTTCATCGGACTGGGCCTCGCGCTGGCCTCGCAGTTCAAGGACACGCAGGGGTACAACCTCCTGATCAACTTCGTCCTGTTCCCGCTTGCCTTCCTCTCGGGGGCGTTCTACCCCCTGTCGAACCTCCCGGTGCCGCTCCGGGTCGTCGGCTACCTGAACCCGCTGACCTACGGGGTCGACGGCCTCCGGGGCGCGCTGGTGGGCTACTCGGTCCGGCCGGTCGCCGTCGACGTCGGGGCGCTGGCCGTCGCCGCCGCCGTGACCGTCCTGCTCGGCGCGGCGCTGTTCCGCCGCGTCGAGGCGGTGTGA
- a CDS encoding ABC transporter ATP-binding protein, with product MAAIEVEGLTRRYGDLVAVDDVSLTVETGEILGLLGPNGAGKSTLVNTLCTLLSPSEGTARVAGHDVVAAPGAVRQRIGVVFQEPALDDELTGTENLRFHARLYGIRADRRRERTRTVLDLVDLGDDADKPVGEYSGGMARRLELARGLLHEPDVLFLDEPTVGLDAGTRKTARDYVARLNREAGVTVVLTTHYMEEADALCDRVAIVDDGSVVALDDPETLKADLGGDVVRLGTDDPSAVAAAVEGEPWVRSVTATGDGVDVGVDDGARRVAALVTSASVVAEVRTVSVDRPTLERVFLSLTGRTVEDAAEPTGDGTEATATAPTGGEDDD from the coding sequence ATGGCAGCTATCGAGGTCGAGGGACTCACGCGCCGCTACGGCGACCTCGTCGCCGTCGACGACGTCTCTCTCACCGTCGAGACCGGCGAGATCCTCGGGCTGCTCGGGCCCAACGGCGCGGGCAAGTCGACGCTCGTGAACACGCTCTGTACCCTGCTTTCCCCCAGCGAGGGGACCGCCCGCGTCGCGGGCCACGACGTGGTCGCCGCACCGGGTGCGGTCCGGCAGCGCATCGGCGTCGTGTTCCAGGAGCCCGCGCTGGACGACGAACTGACCGGCACGGAGAACCTCCGGTTTCACGCGCGGCTGTACGGCATCCGGGCGGATCGTCGCCGGGAACGGACACGGACCGTCCTGGACCTCGTCGACCTCGGCGACGACGCCGACAAGCCCGTCGGCGAGTACTCCGGCGGGATGGCCCGCCGGCTCGAACTGGCCCGGGGGCTGCTCCACGAACCCGACGTGCTCTTCCTCGACGAGCCGACGGTCGGGCTGGACGCGGGGACCCGCAAGACCGCCCGGGACTACGTCGCCCGCCTGAACCGCGAGGCCGGCGTCACCGTCGTCCTGACGACCCACTATATGGAGGAGGCCGACGCGCTCTGTGACCGCGTGGCGATCGTCGACGACGGCTCGGTGGTCGCGCTCGACGACCCGGAGACGCTGAAGGCCGACCTCGGCGGCGACGTGGTCCGACTGGGCACCGACGATCCGAGCGCCGTCGCCGCCGCCGTCGAGGGCGAACCCTGGGTCCGCTCGGTGACGGCGACCGGGGACGGCGTCGACGTCGGTGTCGACGACGGGGCACGTCGAGTGGCCGCGCTGGTGACGAGCGCGAGCGTGGTCGCGGAGGTCCGGACCGTCTCCGTCGACCGACCGACGCTGGAGCGGGTGTTCCTCTCGCTGACCGGCCGAACCGTCGAGGACGCCGCCGAACCGACCGGAGACGGGACCGAGGCGACCGCGACGGCCCCCACAGGGGGCGAGGACGATGACTGA
- the citE gene encoding L-malyl-CoA/beta-methylmalyl-CoA lyase, translating into MTTNDTRLCRTFQTAPAAVPRDDSAKFLTSGLTSEGFQTPDWLVPDIEDGTAPSMKAEAVDNVVERLPDHAPDFAGEILPRVEWAYDGQQFRERGTDQVRRLASEVGEHLDGVVVPKVGRLADVRDAANVIAEAERDAGLADGALDMAIILETAAARSDLREICRFATDSRLEAIVFGPVDYTAELGGRALDGERPRWDGLLEALSNETSAADIAAVGGPFDQLFHERAGVTYYNAEGYADQVEREATVGIDGSWSLHPKQTAQANRIHMPSTEELERDVSKIEAFNDAKREGTGAVVVDGQMVDEATYKNFANTVWQVRAIDAVHPQQTTAYYDEDLLARARDVALAFN; encoded by the coding sequence ATGACGACCAACGACACACGGCTCTGCCGCACGTTCCAGACCGCGCCCGCTGCCGTCCCCCGGGACGACAGCGCGAAGTTCCTCACCTCCGGCCTCACCAGCGAGGGGTTCCAGACCCCCGACTGGCTCGTGCCCGACATCGAGGACGGCACCGCCCCCTCGATGAAGGCCGAGGCCGTCGACAACGTCGTCGAGCGCCTGCCCGACCACGCCCCCGACTTCGCCGGCGAGATCCTCCCGCGGGTCGAGTGGGCCTACGACGGCCAACAGTTCCGCGAGCGCGGCACCGACCAGGTCCGGCGGCTCGCGAGCGAGGTCGGCGAGCACCTCGACGGCGTCGTCGTCCCGAAGGTCGGCCGGCTGGCGGACGTGCGCGACGCGGCGAACGTCATCGCCGAAGCCGAACGCGACGCGGGCCTCGCCGACGGCGCGCTGGACATGGCGATCATCCTGGAGACGGCGGCGGCCCGGTCGGACCTCCGAGAGATCTGTCGGTTCGCCACCGACTCGCGGCTGGAAGCGATCGTCTTCGGTCCCGTCGACTACACCGCCGAACTCGGCGGGCGGGCGCTGGACGGCGAGCGGCCCCGCTGGGACGGCCTCCTGGAGGCGCTCTCCAACGAGACCAGCGCGGCCGACATCGCCGCCGTCGGCGGCCCGTTCGACCAGCTGTTCCACGAGCGGGCCGGCGTCACCTACTACAACGCCGAGGGGTACGCCGACCAGGTCGAGCGGGAGGCCACCGTCGGCATCGACGGCTCGTGGTCGCTCCACCCCAAGCAGACCGCACAGGCCAACCGCATCCACATGCCGAGCACCGAGGAACTGGAGCGGGACGTCTCGAAGATCGAGGCGTTCAACGACGCCAAGCGCGAGGGGACCGGCGCGGTCGTCGTCGACGGCCAGATGGTCGACGAGGCGACCTACAAGAACTTCGCCAACACCGTGTGGCAGGTCCGGGCCATCGACGCGGTCCACCCACAGCAGACGACGGCGTACTACGACGAGGACCTGCTGGCCCGCGCCCGCGACGTGGCGCTTGCGTTCAACTGA
- the mch gene encoding 2-methylfumaryl-CoA hydratase has product MTDWTDPDAVDTGDPDTFEALLDRAATREKGHHFEFFAEGDELVHDPGLRLSRHGSEEWMGTTLNHDPAYWRSDAARERGFDGVPVHPDYLLACVMGITVEDLSEKGGYFLGRTDVEFHRPVYPGTELAVTSTVRDTRTSSSRPAYGIVTWETVGRDRETGERLVSYERTNMVPRRDPAATDGGGSGPETPPDDAGDGPALPDALLTPDGETFEAFRDALDRARGAQAAVAYRHERGRTMDDHLVAGLPLATLNTARQHHNRDEMADSPSGDIVAYGDVTRSISLAHARSDEATYRERRFEDERFHDFVTLGDTVYGFTRVLDCDGAAGPDRTGAVTFEHVAFNQHDTPVYSGRRTSLVERDSR; this is encoded by the coding sequence ATGACTGACTGGACCGATCCCGACGCCGTCGACACCGGCGATCCGGACACCTTCGAGGCGCTGCTGGACCGCGCGGCGACTCGCGAGAAGGGCCACCACTTCGAGTTCTTCGCCGAGGGCGACGAACTCGTCCACGACCCCGGCCTCCGCCTCTCCCGGCACGGCAGCGAGGAGTGGATGGGCACGACGCTGAACCACGATCCCGCCTACTGGCGCTCCGACGCGGCCCGCGAGCGCGGGTTCGACGGCGTCCCGGTCCACCCCGACTACCTGCTGGCCTGCGTGATGGGGATCACGGTCGAGGACCTCTCGGAGAAGGGCGGCTACTTCCTGGGCCGGACGGACGTCGAGTTCCACCGGCCCGTCTATCCCGGCACGGAGCTGGCCGTCACCTCGACGGTGCGGGACACGCGCACCTCGTCGTCGCGGCCGGCCTACGGCATCGTCACGTGGGAGACGGTCGGGCGCGACCGCGAGACCGGCGAGCGGCTGGTCTCCTACGAGCGGACGAACATGGTCCCGCGACGCGACCCCGCGGCGACAGACGGCGGCGGGAGCGGCCCAGAGACACCGCCCGACGATGCCGGCGACGGTCCCGCCCTCCCCGACGCGCTCCTGACGCCCGACGGCGAGACGTTCGAGGCGTTCAGGGACGCGCTCGACCGCGCTCGCGGGGCGCAGGCCGCGGTCGCCTACCGCCACGAGCGGGGGCGGACGATGGACGACCACCTCGTGGCCGGCCTGCCGCTGGCGACGCTGAACACCGCCCGCCAGCACCACAACCGCGACGAGATGGCCGACTCGCCGTCGGGCGATATCGTCGCCTACGGCGACGTGACCCGGTCGATCTCGTTGGCTCACGCCCGCTCGGACGAGGCGACCTACCGCGAGCGCCGTTTCGAGGACGAGCGGTTCCACGACTTCGTGACGCTGGGCGACACGGTCTACGGCTTCACGCGCGTCCTCGACTGCGACGGGGCGGCCGGCCCCGACCGGACGGGCGCGGTCACCTTCGAACACGTCGCGTTCAATCAGCACGACACCCCGGTCTACTCCGGCCGGCGAACTTCCCTCGTCGAGCGAGACTCACGATGA
- a CDS encoding methylaspartate ammonia-lyase yields MRIESVRAVPGLSGFFFDDQRAIKQGATQRGFAYDGDPVTEGFERVREAGECLVVELELSDGTVATGDCAAVQYSGAGGRDPLFRAAEYRPVVEGPVADELRGRDPAAFRENAERVEELAPERSGGERLHTAVRYGVSQALLDAAARARRGTRTDVLDDAYDTDPATEPVPVFGQSGDERRTNAEKMMIKGVPVLPHGLFNSVEKVGADGEGLREYLAWLADRADELGPEKYAPRFHVDVYGILGEVFGPPYDRAEVVDYFETLRAAAAPHPLQVEGPMDAGGRSEQIRQMADLRDGLADAGVAVDIVADEWCNTFDDVRAFVDAGAADLVQVKTPDLGGVQRSAEAVLYCDGTDTRAYLGGTCNETVTSARACAHVALATDAAQVLAKPGMGFDEGFMVVTNEMRRTLGRRRRDAREARADD; encoded by the coding sequence ATGCGGATTGAGTCGGTCCGGGCGGTGCCGGGCCTGTCTGGCTTCTTCTTCGACGACCAGCGCGCGATCAAGCAGGGCGCGACCCAGCGGGGGTTCGCCTACGACGGCGACCCGGTGACCGAGGGGTTCGAGCGGGTCCGCGAGGCCGGCGAGTGCCTCGTCGTCGAACTGGAACTGTCCGACGGGACGGTCGCCACCGGCGACTGCGCGGCCGTCCAGTACTCCGGCGCGGGCGGCCGGGACCCGCTGTTCCGCGCGGCGGAGTACCGCCCCGTCGTCGAGGGCCCGGTGGCCGACGAACTCCGGGGCCGCGACCCCGCCGCGTTCCGGGAGAACGCCGAGCGGGTCGAGGAGCTGGCTCCCGAACGATCGGGCGGCGAGCGCCTGCACACCGCGGTCAGGTACGGTGTCTCGCAGGCGCTGCTGGACGCGGCGGCCCGCGCACGCCGCGGGACGCGGACCGACGTGCTGGACGACGCCTACGACACCGACCCCGCCACCGAACCGGTCCCGGTGTTCGGCCAGTCGGGCGACGAGCGCCGGACCAACGCCGAGAAGATGATGATAAAGGGCGTCCCGGTCCTGCCCCACGGCCTGTTCAACAGCGTCGAGAAGGTCGGCGCGGACGGCGAGGGCCTGCGCGAGTACCTCGCGTGGTTGGCCGACCGCGCCGACGAGTTGGGACCGGAGAAATACGCGCCCCGCTTCCACGTCGACGTCTACGGCATCCTCGGGGAGGTGTTCGGCCCGCCGTACGACCGCGCCGAGGTCGTCGACTACTTCGAGACGCTGCGGGCGGCGGCCGCGCCCCACCCCCTCCAGGTCGAGGGGCCGATGGACGCCGGCGGCCGCAGCGAGCAGATCCGGCAGATGGCCGACCTCCGCGACGGCCTGGCCGACGCCGGCGTCGCCGTGGATATCGTCGCCGACGAGTGGTGCAACACGTTCGACGACGTGCGGGCGTTCGTCGACGCGGGCGCGGCCGACCTGGTCCAGGTCAAGACCCCGGACCTCGGCGGCGTCCAGCGGTCGGCCGAGGCGGTGCTGTACTGCGACGGGACCGACACCCGCGCCTACCTCGGCGGCACCTGCAACGAGACGGTCACGTCCGCGCGGGCGTGTGCGCACGTCGCGCTGGCGACCGACGCCGCGCAGGTCCTCGCCAAGCCCGGGATGGGCTTCGACGAGGGGTTCATGGTCGTGACCAACGAGATGCGGCGGACGCTCGGGCGTCGCCGGCGCGACGCCCGGGAGGCGCGCGCCGATGACTGA